One Megasphaera elsdenii DSM 20460 genomic window carries:
- a CDS encoding winged helix-turn-helix transcriptional regulator, with protein MAKKPLPKEKNIYETDCPILYAMKMIGQKWKLPILWYIADAENQTLRYRELERKVVGITATMLTKCLRELEQDKFITRKQYSTIPPTVEYSLAERGKTLIPALESVYQWADDQMKKENKIQTSDSLS; from the coding sequence ATGGCTAAGAAACCGTTACCGAAAGAAAAAAACATTTATGAAACAGATTGTCCCATTCTCTATGCGATGAAAATGATTGGGCAGAAGTGGAAACTTCCGATTCTGTGGTATATCGCTGATGCAGAAAATCAGACACTCAGGTACCGTGAACTGGAGAGAAAAGTCGTAGGCATTACAGCCACCATGTTGACGAAATGCCTCAGGGAACTGGAACAGGACAAGTTCATCACAAGGAAGCAGTACAGTACGATACCGCCAACGGTTGAGTATTCACTAGCAGAACGGGGAAAGACATTGATCCCGGCACTGGAGTCGGTATATCAATGGGCTGATGATCAAATGAAGAAAGAAAACAAAATTCAAACATCTGACAGTCTCTCATAA
- a CDS encoding NADH:flavin oxidoreductase: protein MKKIFGSAALKNIPLKNRLIRSATWEGIANPDGSVTETAYEIYKELAKGGVGAIITGFTSVALHDYYFGGMMRLCDDSLIPQYKKLTDIIHAEGIPVITQLALGAYYREVKGRFMQVEPDDMTSDEIQYVIRQFIDAAIRAEKAGFDGVQIHAAHFFFLSRFISPAVNHRTDEYGGSTKNRSHILLDIMNGIRKAAPKLHITIKINSSDFTHGGIEELECLAICQLLDQAGIDSIEVSGNGTSVSGIKAHVNEGYFVPVAAKIAKRVSCPVIVVGGFRSLDGMESVLNQTDIAFISLSRPLLREPDLPNKMKADSTIVSQCVSCNACYSSQAHKCVFRKRNTLWCFDSMSRQKEVPS, encoded by the coding sequence ATGAAGAAAATATTTGGATCTGCTGCCCTGAAGAATATCCCCCTAAAAAATCGCCTCATCCGCTCCGCTACCTGGGAAGGCATTGCCAACCCCGATGGCAGCGTGACAGAAACAGCATACGAAATATACAAAGAACTGGCAAAAGGCGGAGTCGGTGCCATCATTACAGGCTTTACCAGCGTCGCGCTGCATGACTACTACTTTGGCGGCATGATGCGGCTATGTGATGATTCCCTCATTCCTCAGTATAAAAAACTGACGGATATCATCCACGCAGAAGGAATCCCTGTTATCACACAGCTTGCCCTTGGAGCATACTATCGGGAGGTCAAAGGACGCTTTATGCAAGTCGAACCAGATGATATGACTTCCGATGAGATACAGTATGTAATCCGGCAGTTCATTGATGCCGCCATCCGGGCCGAAAAAGCGGGCTTTGATGGCGTACAGATCCATGCTGCCCACTTCTTCTTCCTGAGCCGTTTTATCAGTCCCGCAGTCAACCATCGTACCGATGAATATGGCGGATCAACGAAAAACCGCTCCCATATCCTTCTGGATATTATGAACGGCATCCGCAAGGCGGCTCCAAAGCTTCATATTACCATCAAGATCAACAGCAGCGATTTTACCCACGGTGGAATAGAAGAGCTAGAATGTCTGGCTATCTGCCAGCTTCTCGATCAGGCCGGCATCGACTCTATCGAGGTCAGCGGAAACGGGACGTCTGTCAGCGGCATCAAAGCCCATGTGAATGAAGGATACTTTGTTCCTGTCGCAGCAAAGATTGCCAAAAGGGTCAGCTGTCCTGTCATCGTAGTCGGCGGTTTCCGGAGCCTGGATGGGATGGAATCCGTCCTGAATCAAACAGATATCGCATTCATCTCCCTTTCCAGACCGCTTCTCAGAGAACCGGATCTGCCGAATAAGATGAAAGCCGATTCGACCATTGTATCCCAATGCGTTTCCTGTAATGCCTGCTACTCATCACAGGCTCACAAATGCGTTTTCAGAAAGCGTAATACATTATGGTGTTTCGATTCAATGTCCCGACAAAAAGAGGTTCCGTCCTGA
- the cas1 gene encoding CRISPR-associated endonuclease Cas1 has translation MSFAYITEKGATISKKDGRFVVGRNHETLLEIPEETLEGLLVTDTVQLTSHAIVSLLHLGIPVTWLSSHGKYFGRLESTRHVSVFKQKQQFLLQDQPFSLEMSRRVLLAKVHNQLTLLRRYNRDRKIPSVMIDIHNMMTMADHLKIAEDCESLMGYEGMAAKIYFSALGKLVDPTFAFEKRSKRPPLDPFNSLLSFAYTLIMYELFTAITNEGLHPYVGFLHTLKEHHPALASDLLEEWRAVLADSFVMSLVQHHEIKEEHFCCDEANHGIYLTPEGRKIFFRAYEKKMRSINQYIDGKHSFRRSLNYQVAQYGQALMAREPKLYEPIWIR, from the coding sequence ATGAGCTTTGCTTATATTACGGAAAAAGGCGCTACGATTTCTAAAAAGGACGGACGCTTTGTTGTTGGACGAAATCATGAAACCTTGTTGGAGATTCCAGAAGAAACATTGGAAGGCTTATTAGTAACGGATACGGTCCAGCTTACATCACATGCCATAGTGTCTTTATTACATTTGGGAATTCCCGTTACATGGCTTTCTTCCCACGGTAAGTATTTTGGCCGATTAGAATCGACAAGACATGTTAGTGTATTTAAGCAAAAGCAGCAATTTCTATTGCAGGACCAGCCTTTTTCTTTGGAAATGAGTCGCCGCGTCTTATTAGCTAAAGTCCATAATCAGTTGACCTTATTGCGTCGATACAATCGGGACCGGAAAATACCGTCAGTCATGATAGATATTCATAATATGATGACTATGGCTGATCACTTAAAAATAGCAGAAGATTGTGAATCCTTGATGGGGTATGAAGGGATGGCTGCTAAAATTTATTTTTCTGCGTTAGGGAAACTAGTGGATCCTACCTTTGCTTTTGAAAAAAGAAGCAAACGGCCACCGTTAGACCCATTCAACTCTTTACTGAGTTTTGCATATACGTTGATCATGTATGAACTTTTTACAGCGATTACCAATGAAGGCCTTCATCCTTATGTCGGTTTCCTTCATACTTTAAAAGAGCATCATCCTGCATTGGCATCGGACCTTTTGGAAGAATGGAGAGCTGTCTTGGCAGATTCATTCGTAATGTCATTGGTACAGCATCATGAAATTAAAGAGGAACATTTTTGCTGTGATGAGGCAAACCATGGCATCTATTTGACGCCAGAAGGCCGTAAAATATTTTTCCGTGCTTATGAGAAGAAGATGCGCAGCATTAATCAATATATCGACGGGAAGCATTCATTCCGGCGGTCGCTGAATTATCAAGTGGCTCAATACGGTCAGGCTTTAATGGCACGGGAACCGAAGCTGTATGAGCCGATTTGGATTCGGTAG
- the csm2 gene encoding type III-A CRISPR-associated protein Csm2 → MQDIAKEAEQAILALKKQNNGKIYLKTNQIRKFLTAVNAITNKVNVYKAKHLDATELPDELAGEIQFLKVKAAYQAGRERSVKDFMKQSNMKQHIEAVGTSIAKYEAFAHYVEALVAYHKFYGGKD, encoded by the coding sequence ATGCAGGATATTGCCAAAGAAGCAGAGCAAGCCATTTTAGCCTTAAAAAAACAAAATAATGGAAAAATTTATTTAAAGACCAATCAAATTCGGAAATTTTTGACAGCTGTCAACGCCATCACAAACAAGGTAAATGTCTATAAAGCCAAACACTTAGATGCGACGGAATTACCTGATGAATTAGCCGGGGAAATACAGTTTTTGAAAGTCAAAGCAGCCTACCAGGCAGGAAGAGAACGAAGTGTCAAAGATTTTATGAAACAGAGTAATATGAAACAGCATATTGAAGCAGTCGGAACCAGTATTGCAAAATATGAAGCTTTTGCCCATTATGTCGAAGCATTAGTAGCATATCATAAATTTTACGGAGGCAAAGATTAA
- the cas10 gene encoding type III-A CRISPR-associated protein Cas10/Csm1 yields the protein MPVTEIDLEKAALLHDIGKLYQRAGEIRKSHSVVGQEILAHFFDANHQAILRAVACHHQNELQTNHLPDDDISYIVYEADNLAAASDRRTLMLEGAQTGKGMHFVSDLPLGSIFNIFNRKGDTDQSAYRLEGIEESKGWPYSDNRNEIAAPSTSYEKLATALTDIFKKRSPQDMTLSELLQALEKTLSYVPSSTNTVEAADISLYDHQKLTAAFAVCLWHVFQERGITDYKSYCYGKKQKTLRTAPAYRLASGDISGIQKFIYTIPSKGALKSLRGRSLYLDILLEHIVDEILEACHVSRSCLLYTGGGHFYLLLPNTVHTQEVLQKADTAINGWFLRHYGTNLYIALASVSCSAADFSVHGGGAGKVFQKVSQALRQKKLCRYNQEQLTALFDAHSVYNENTDGSRECAICHTASSAADLRPYGDDTDEGAEEACKACNALFQLGKSSLTASVFAISASAGRQGVPLPGLSQDYYLQTIREENLSTMDRPKRIYVKNELTLGQAVSTHLWMGDYVTCNEQGHAVEFTELAQQSGGSREDTGIARIGVLRCDVDNLGAAFIAGFSPEYDTLSRKVTLSRNLSLFFKQYIKTLCQGHTASGVSEFTLFADEIKKERKIHVIYSGGDDMFLAGTWDDILEAAVDIRHAFRRFTNGKLTFSAGIGFFHPSCPIAQMARKTGDLEDYAKANPHHDKDSLALFGEVSQPAGKGSVVMTARYSWDDFEQGVCQEKLRFLERNLTLQKENPSKLFVGKTALYRLLDLLRQAEADSSHIQLARFAYTLARMEPKQRDSGKWRCYQALRTTLYDWYQSTADRQQLMTAIELLIYHVRDKE from the coding sequence TTGCCTGTCACTGAAATAGATTTAGAGAAAGCCGCCTTATTACATGATATTGGAAAACTTTATCAACGAGCTGGGGAGATTCGCAAATCCCACTCCGTAGTGGGGCAAGAAATCTTGGCCCATTTTTTTGATGCCAATCATCAGGCTATTTTGCGGGCTGTCGCTTGCCATCATCAAAATGAGTTACAAACGAATCATCTTCCAGACGATGATATTAGTTATATCGTTTATGAAGCCGATAACCTGGCAGCTGCTTCAGACCGGCGCACCTTGATGCTAGAAGGAGCACAGACAGGCAAAGGGATGCACTTTGTATCAGACTTGCCATTGGGCAGTATCTTTAATATTTTTAATCGTAAAGGAGATACGGATCAGTCTGCTTATCGTTTGGAAGGAATAGAGGAAAGCAAAGGTTGGCCTTATTCGGATAATCGCAATGAAATCGCTGCTCCTTCGACGAGTTATGAAAAATTAGCAACAGCTTTAACGGATATTTTTAAAAAGCGGTCCCCTCAGGACATGACGCTATCCGAGCTCTTACAAGCCTTGGAAAAGACTTTGAGTTATGTGCCGTCTAGTACGAACACAGTGGAAGCTGCCGATATTTCTTTGTATGACCATCAGAAATTGACGGCGGCCTTTGCTGTCTGCCTCTGGCATGTTTTTCAAGAACGGGGAATTACCGACTATAAATCATATTGTTATGGAAAGAAGCAAAAGACACTACGGACAGCCCCTGCATATCGGCTGGCGTCTGGCGATATATCGGGAATTCAAAAATTTATTTATACTATTCCTTCAAAAGGCGCCTTGAAAAGTCTGCGCGGTCGGTCGCTTTATTTAGATATTCTTTTGGAACATATCGTCGACGAAATCTTGGAAGCCTGCCATGTCAGTCGTTCGTGTCTTCTTTACACTGGTGGCGGTCATTTTTATTTATTGCTGCCCAATACGGTACATACGCAGGAGGTCCTGCAAAAAGCGGATACGGCAATCAATGGCTGGTTTTTACGGCACTATGGTACGAATTTATATATAGCGCTGGCTTCGGTCTCCTGTTCAGCCGCTGATTTTTCTGTTCATGGTGGGGGTGCTGGTAAGGTCTTCCAGAAAGTCAGTCAGGCCTTGAGACAAAAGAAACTCTGCCGTTATAATCAGGAACAATTGACGGCTTTATTCGATGCGCACAGTGTCTATAATGAGAATACGGATGGCAGCCGGGAATGTGCGATTTGTCATACGGCATCCTCAGCGGCAGACCTGCGTCCCTATGGTGATGATACCGATGAAGGAGCTGAAGAAGCTTGCAAAGCATGTAATGCTTTGTTCCAATTAGGAAAATCGTCTTTAACGGCGTCTGTGTTTGCTATCAGCGCATCGGCGGGACGACAGGGCGTGCCGCTTCCCGGCTTGTCACAGGACTATTATTTACAAACCATCCGGGAAGAAAATCTATCTACGATGGATAGACCGAAACGGATTTATGTAAAGAATGAGCTTACTTTGGGCCAAGCCGTATCGACACATTTATGGATGGGAGATTATGTGACTTGCAATGAACAAGGCCATGCCGTCGAATTTACAGAGCTGGCACAACAGAGTGGTGGCAGCCGGGAAGACACGGGGATTGCCCGCATCGGAGTCTTACGATGTGATGTCGATAATTTAGGGGCCGCCTTTATTGCCGGGTTCTCACCGGAATACGATACATTGTCCCGCAAGGTGACGTTGTCGCGAAACTTGTCTCTTTTCTTTAAGCAGTACATCAAGACTCTCTGTCAGGGACATACGGCTTCTGGAGTGTCTGAATTTACGTTGTTTGCTGACGAAATCAAGAAAGAACGCAAAATCCACGTCATTTATTCCGGTGGGGATGATATGTTTCTGGCAGGTACTTGGGATGATATCCTGGAAGCCGCTGTCGATATCCGCCACGCCTTCCGGCGTTTTACCAATGGAAAATTGACCTTTTCAGCAGGTATTGGTTTCTTCCATCCTTCTTGCCCCATTGCCCAGATGGCACGGAAGACGGGCGATTTGGAAGATTATGCCAAAGCCAATCCCCATCATGATAAAGACAGTCTGGCTTTATTCGGCGAAGTATCCCAGCCGGCAGGAAAGGGTAGTGTCGTGATGACTGCCCGATATTCATGGGATGACTTTGAACAGGGCGTTTGCCAGGAGAAGTTGCGTTTCTTGGAACGGAACCTGACTTTACAAAAAGAAAATCCGTCGAAACTTTTTGTCGGGAAAACAGCGTTGTACCGTCTCTTGGATTTATTGCGTCAAGCGGAAGCTGATAGCAGTCATATCCAATTAGCTCGGTTTGCCTATACCTTAGCGCGGATGGAACCGAAACAGCGTGATTCCGGAAAATGGCGTTGTTATCAGGCCTTGAGGACGACATTATACGACTGGTATCAATCAACTGCGGACCGTCAGCAGCTCATGACGGCCATTGAACTCTTGATTTATCATGTACGGGATAAAGAATAG
- a CDS encoding alpha/beta hydrolase: protein MIAITGIHGNFYSNPFYYNIGDTLNSDNIDFIYAQTNDAFGQMETVNVNSGKKEIIGSWNERFSYADEDIDAYLSFAE, encoded by the coding sequence ATGATTGCCATCACCGGCATCCATGGAAACTTTTATTCCAACCCATTTTATTACAATATCGGAGATACCTTAAACAGCGACAATATTGATTTCATATACGCCCAGACCAATGATGCCTTCGGGCAGATGGAAACGGTCAATGTGAACTCAGGAAAGAAAGAGATCATCGGTTCGTGGAATGAACGCTTCTCCTATGCCGATGAGGATATTGATGCGTACCTTTCTTTTGCCGAGTGA
- the csm3 gene encoding type III-A CRISPR-associated RAMP protein Csm3 yields the protein MAQEKLCGKLKMTAKLRLETGLHIGGSDEFAPIGAVDSAVIRDPYTKEPIIPGSSLKGKIRSLLRRNQGGLNLETESPVVKRLFGTADKQAATPARLQFLDIRMDENSVKAMEQMEMDTYLGEIKFENSINALTGEANPRQIERVPAGAVFNFQLIYNISNIEQVAEDLQALIDGIRLLTWDYLGGHGSRGYGRVAFSCWDVQGFSGLSDTDVQPFVDEALQLLKEV from the coding sequence ATGGCACAAGAAAAATTATGTGGAAAATTGAAGATGACAGCGAAACTTCGCTTAGAAACGGGCCTCCATATCGGCGGGTCTGATGAATTTGCGCCTATCGGAGCGGTCGACAGCGCCGTTATCCGCGACCCTTATACGAAAGAGCCGATTATTCCCGGCAGCTCTTTGAAGGGGAAAATCCGCTCTTTATTGCGGCGGAATCAGGGCGGCTTGAATTTGGAAACAGAAAGTCCTGTTGTGAAACGGTTGTTTGGAACGGCTGATAAACAAGCTGCGACACCGGCACGGCTGCAGTTTTTAGATATACGCATGGATGAGAACAGCGTCAAAGCCATGGAACAGATGGAGATGGATACCTATTTGGGTGAAATCAAGTTTGAAAATAGCATTAATGCCCTCACTGGTGAGGCCAATCCTCGGCAGATTGAACGTGTCCCGGCAGGAGCTGTCTTCAATTTTCAGCTTATCTATAATATCTCTAATATCGAACAAGTAGCAGAAGATCTGCAAGCTTTGATCGATGGTATCCGCCTGCTGACTTGGGACTATTTGGGTGGCCATGGCTCCCGTGGTTATGGGCGGGTCGCTTTTTCCTGTTGGGACGTCCAAGGCTTTTCGGGTTTGTCTGATACGGATGTCCAGCCTTTTGTCGATGAAGCTTTACAGTTGTTGAAAGAAGTGTAG
- the cas2 gene encoding CRISPR-associated endonuclease Cas2: MKNSQTESVDDKKYIVLIIYDITDNKTRNKMVACLEKYGVRVQKSAFEAYITKRKYHKLMQEAPFLIDTDTDSLRIYLLDSYMAVHSWGRGDTHTEDVIIL, translated from the coding sequence ATGAAAAATTCGCAGACAGAAAGTGTTGATGATAAAAAATACATTGTCTTAATCATCTACGATATTACGGATAATAAAACGCGAAATAAAATGGTAGCCTGTTTGGAAAAATATGGAGTACGTGTACAAAAATCAGCTTTTGAAGCCTATATTACCAAACGGAAGTACCATAAATTGATGCAAGAAGCCCCTTTTTTGATTGATACAGATACGGATTCATTACGCATTTATTTATTGGACAGTTATATGGCTGTCCATTCTTGGGGGCGAGGCGATACGCATACAGAAGATGTCATTATTTTATGA